One genomic region from Reichenbachiella ulvae encodes:
- a CDS encoding aspartyl protease family protein encodes MRKKIGIAISALLIVLSIQYTYAQQVGFDLPENTKRVRIDFKTHNNLIVIPVVINEFITANFILDTGVQYPILTEKLIADMIGLEYARRIIIQGPGENDSITARVAMDVKLELPGGVHSGINQALLVLEEDYLGLRESMGAEVYGIIGYDIFSRFIVEINYDDQYIVLHEPRKYKPRRRYKKVEMRTHNTKPYINLAVTNNRGETNKMSLMIDTGASHSLLIDNPDDRSVLPTSNITSVIGRGLGGEIKGKLGRVKTVKVNKFEFDDPIVSFPLEGDYGSGVKRGSRNGTVGSEFLSRFNVVFDYFSGTLYLKKGQSYSSPFEYDMSGMTLVAHGEGFDQYRVSAVRKNSPAYLAGIKVNDIIETINGFNYETLQLSGASAMLRSREGKRITVKVTRDQFEFKTSFKLQRYI; translated from the coding sequence ATGAGGAAGAAGATTGGCATAGCGATATCTGCACTGTTGATAGTACTATCTATCCAGTACACCTATGCCCAACAAGTCGGGTTTGACCTTCCAGAAAACACGAAAAGAGTCCGAATTGATTTTAAAACCCACAACAATCTTATAGTCATTCCTGTAGTTATCAATGAGTTTATTACAGCCAATTTTATCCTAGACACAGGAGTTCAGTACCCGATATTGACTGAAAAGCTGATTGCTGATATGATTGGTCTGGAGTATGCCCGAAGGATTATCATTCAGGGGCCAGGAGAGAATGATTCAATCACTGCTCGAGTAGCTATGGATGTCAAATTAGAATTGCCAGGAGGTGTGCATTCTGGTATCAATCAGGCATTGTTGGTATTAGAGGAGGATTATTTGGGCTTAAGAGAATCTATGGGAGCTGAGGTCTATGGAATCATTGGTTATGACATATTTAGTCGCTTTATAGTGGAAATCAACTACGATGATCAGTATATAGTACTGCATGAGCCAAGAAAATATAAGCCCAGAAGAAGATACAAAAAGGTGGAAATGAGAACTCACAACACCAAGCCATATATCAACCTGGCAGTGACAAACAATCGCGGCGAAACCAACAAAATGAGCTTGATGATTGATACTGGTGCTAGTCACTCCTTGTTAATTGATAATCCTGATGATCGTAGCGTTCTACCCACTTCTAATATTACTTCAGTCATAGGCAGAGGCTTAGGAGGTGAAATCAAGGGTAAGCTCGGTAGAGTCAAGACGGTCAAGGTAAACAAGTTTGAATTTGATGACCCGATTGTTTCTTTCCCATTAGAGGGAGATTACGGTTCTGGTGTGAAGCGTGGTAGTAGAAATGGTACTGTGGGCAGCGAATTTTTGTCTCGATTCAATGTGGTGTTTGACTATTTCTCTGGAACTCTCTATCTAAAAAAGGGACAATCATACTCATCTCCCTTTGAGTATGACATGAGCGGAATGACCCTAGTGGCTCATGGAGAAGGCTTTGATCAATATAGAGTAAGCGCCGTAAGAAAGAACTCACCTGCCTATCTGGCGGGAATCAAGGTCAATGATATAATCGAGACCATCAATGGTTTCAATTATGAAACCTTGCAATTGTCTGGTGCCAGTGCGATGCTACGGTCACGTGAGGGAAAAAGGATTACAGTGAAGGTGACCAGAGATCAATTTGAATTCAAAACTTCCTTCAAACTCCAGCGCTATATTTAG
- the hemB gene encoding porphobilinogen synthase, translating to MLRRPRRNRKSEVIRNMVEETRLSPKDFMFPLFLLEGKKSKIEVESMPGIYRLSTDLMKKEMEECMELGIKAFDIFPVVAEKHKDKMATKSYQEDFFYLESLQELKETFPEACIMTDVAMDPYSTDGHDGIVDEDGKILNDETLEVLGAMALAQAETGIDIIGPSDMMDGRVEYIRDVLDDAGYEDTSIMSYTAKYASAFYGPFRDALDSAPKSGDKKTYQMDPANLREAMIEAEMDEEEGADFLMVKPALAYLDVIKLLRDNFDLPIAAYNVSGEYAMIKAAAQKGWLDGDRAMMEALLSMKRAGSKIILTYFAKEAAQLLKG from the coding sequence ATGCTAAGAAGACCAAGAAGAAATCGTAAATCTGAAGTCATTAGAAACATGGTGGAAGAGACCCGTCTTTCTCCTAAAGACTTTATGTTCCCACTATTTTTACTGGAAGGGAAAAAAAGCAAAATAGAAGTTGAATCTATGCCAGGAATCTATCGCTTGAGCACAGATTTGATGAAAAAGGAAATGGAAGAATGCATGGAACTTGGGATAAAGGCATTCGATATTTTTCCGGTAGTGGCCGAAAAGCACAAAGACAAAATGGCCACCAAAAGCTATCAGGAAGATTTTTTCTATCTGGAGTCTCTTCAAGAATTGAAGGAGACCTTTCCGGAAGCATGTATCATGACAGATGTGGCCATGGATCCCTATTCGACAGATGGCCATGACGGTATCGTGGATGAAGATGGAAAAATTCTAAACGACGAAACGCTTGAGGTTTTGGGTGCCATGGCATTGGCACAGGCCGAAACGGGTATCGATATCATCGGGCCATCAGATATGATGGATGGTCGTGTGGAATATATCCGCGATGTACTCGACGATGCAGGCTATGAAGACACATCGATCATGTCTTACACAGCTAAGTATGCAAGTGCATTTTATGGTCCGTTCAGAGATGCACTGGACTCTGCTCCTAAATCTGGAGATAAAAAGACCTATCAGATGGACCCTGCTAATCTGCGCGAGGCTATGATAGAGGCCGAAATGGATGAAGAAGAAGGTGCTGATTTTTTGATGGTCAAACCGGCCTTGGCCTACCTGGATGTCATCAAATTGCTCCGAGACAATTTCGATTTGCCTATAGCCGCTTATAATGTGTCTGGTGAGTATGCTATGATCAAAGCTGCTGCTCAAAAAGGCTGGTTAGACGGAGATCGTGCCATGATGGAGGCCTTGCTCAGCATGAAGCGAGCAGGATCAAAAATCATCCTGACTTATTTTGCCAAGGAAGCCGCACAATTGCTAAAAGGATAA
- a CDS encoding UvrB/UvrC motif-containing protein, with protein sequence MRKIITLLFLITAISTYTFAQKSLMDYSLSELDQAKKEAAMNEDYAGAAKFKKAYELRTELDRAVQNEEYGKAADLKNQILSLEGKGNSSSTSRPTQQSRPSYSSSSSSSGNYPTIDFINTVMIWDKNSNTVRNLEYGTPEMVTKAGGFAFYASATSFYKLNGPKSNVTVKEGDSFIIKVTPGMNPRELFKLVNFDLIGDDYKERYLPAYTSSTAAAPFSATSNTSQNTKNYRNIEYKKLSDEYYEIIIKDVLLAGEYAFYGLNKMYAFSTPQMFTNSGAELPKTSYSLGSIYTEPVIAWYGVDYSLFRYINPSLMGQELSSFRLISSWKAQFDKDLNLGRFEAWLRKTQLNVEDELVKDYYKAILESESWIVSNEQRLDVERIQKHIELYPPEGSGLGLTYIVENINQQTERMSGYFVWFDVETKAIIHTQAIEGRGGDTDSWGKYYEEIFTRYIDYHYKLEWRKYQ encoded by the coding sequence ATGAGAAAGATTATTACACTGTTATTTTTGATCACAGCGATTTCGACCTACACTTTCGCTCAAAAGTCGTTGATGGATTATTCCCTGTCAGAATTGGATCAGGCGAAAAAAGAGGCCGCCATGAACGAGGACTATGCCGGAGCGGCTAAATTCAAAAAAGCTTATGAATTAAGAACTGAACTGGATCGAGCCGTTCAAAATGAAGAGTATGGAAAGGCTGCAGATCTAAAAAATCAAATCTTATCACTTGAGGGAAAAGGAAACTCAAGCAGTACATCCAGACCTACACAGCAAAGCAGACCAAGCTATAGCAGCAGCTCCAGTAGCAGTGGCAACTACCCGACCATAGACTTTATCAACACTGTCATGATCTGGGACAAAAACTCTAATACAGTCAGAAACCTTGAATATGGCACTCCTGAAATGGTGACCAAGGCAGGAGGGTTTGCCTTCTATGCCTCTGCGACGAGTTTCTACAAGTTGAACGGACCTAAATCGAACGTGACGGTAAAAGAAGGAGATTCTTTCATCATCAAAGTGACGCCTGGCATGAACCCAAGAGAGTTGTTCAAGCTGGTCAACTTTGATCTTATCGGGGATGATTACAAGGAAAGGTACCTGCCAGCCTATACCTCTTCTACTGCTGCAGCACCCTTTAGTGCTACTTCCAACACCTCTCAAAATACCAAAAACTACAGAAACATAGAGTACAAAAAACTGAGTGATGAGTACTACGAAATCATCATAAAGGATGTTTTATTGGCTGGAGAGTATGCCTTTTATGGTCTGAACAAAATGTATGCCTTCAGTACGCCACAGATGTTTACCAACAGTGGGGCCGAACTTCCAAAGACTTCTTATTCCTTAGGTAGTATTTACACCGAACCAGTAATCGCCTGGTATGGCGTTGACTATAGTCTGTTTAGATATATCAACCCCAGCCTTATGGGTCAAGAGCTAAGCTCATTTCGGCTGATCTCATCATGGAAAGCACAATTTGATAAGGATCTAAACCTGGGAAGATTCGAGGCATGGCTAAGAAAGACACAACTGAATGTAGAAGATGAACTAGTCAAAGACTACTACAAGGCCATCCTGGAAAGCGAAAGCTGGATTGTGAGCAATGAACAGCGATTGGATGTGGAAAGAATCCAGAAGCACATAGAACTTTACCCTCCCGAAGGAAGTGGGTTGGGGCTCACTTATATTGTAGAAAATATCAATCAGCAAACCGAACGTATGAGTGGCTACTTTGTATGGTTCGATGTTGAAACGAAGGCCATCATTCATACCCAGGCAATCGAAGGCCGGGGTGGAGACACTGACAGCTGGGGGAAATACTATGAAGAAATCTTCACCCGATATATAGACTACCACTATAAATTGGAATGGAGAAAGTATCAATAA
- a CDS encoding S41 family peptidase codes for MKRRNKIIFLFLLPIVAFGVWSFSNDERYFEMAKNLDIYSTLYSEVNKYYVDEVNPNTLINTSIDAMLEKLDPYTVYIPEDDIEDFRTNATGQYGGIGILSNRIGNRHLVLNLYEESPAQEAGIKIGDEIVKIDGRSVVGMSDEDLGKLIKGQSGTDVLVGVKRNKGEYLDLQVQRKKITIPNIAYKTLLPGNIGYFKLTEFTRTAAEDVESSVKDLKNQGAEYIVFDLRGNPGGLLNEAVDICNLFVPKGSKIVETRGKTEAQSMTYVAEKEPLDLGIPLAVIIDNNSASASEIVSGVIQDYDRGVIVGQKSFGKGLVQVTRPLSYNSQLKVTTAKYYIPSGRCIQALDYQHKDINGQATEIPDSLKEAFFTSSNRIVYDGGGVDPDIKVKKPNKSSYIENLAKSGLLFDYATDYYYAHEAISPATEFKLSDQEYEAFASWVRKKDFENKSKIEGAVDLLAQAAEEDKVYAQLTDEISRIDDEIHKLKANGLTTFKKEIKHQLELEIIRRYYLNQGVLEATLSKDPEVIKAMETLNDPDKYRSILHK; via the coding sequence ATGAAAAGACGAAACAAAATCATATTTCTTTTTCTTCTACCAATAGTCGCCTTTGGAGTATGGTCATTCTCAAATGACGAAAGATACTTTGAGATGGCAAAGAACCTTGACATTTACTCTACTTTATACTCTGAAGTCAATAAGTATTATGTAGATGAAGTGAACCCAAATACTCTAATAAACACCAGCATAGATGCCATGCTGGAAAAATTGGATCCTTATACTGTTTACATCCCAGAGGATGATATCGAAGATTTTAGAACCAATGCTACAGGCCAGTATGGTGGTATTGGGATTTTGTCCAACAGAATTGGCAATCGCCATTTGGTATTGAACCTATATGAGGAATCGCCAGCTCAAGAAGCGGGAATCAAAATTGGAGATGAGATAGTGAAGATTGATGGTAGATCTGTGGTAGGCATGAGTGACGAAGACCTGGGCAAGCTGATTAAGGGCCAATCTGGCACGGATGTTCTGGTTGGTGTGAAAAGAAATAAGGGCGAGTACCTCGATCTGCAAGTACAAAGAAAGAAAATCACGATCCCGAACATCGCCTACAAAACATTGCTGCCTGGTAATATTGGCTATTTCAAGTTGACAGAATTTACCCGTACTGCTGCTGAAGATGTGGAGTCTAGTGTAAAGGATCTGAAAAATCAGGGTGCCGAATATATTGTCTTTGATCTACGCGGAAATCCTGGAGGATTGTTGAATGAGGCCGTAGATATTTGTAATCTGTTTGTGCCGAAGGGATCAAAAATTGTGGAAACCCGAGGCAAAACGGAGGCCCAAAGTATGACTTATGTAGCTGAGAAGGAGCCTTTAGATTTAGGGATTCCACTTGCTGTGATTATTGACAACAACAGTGCATCCGCTTCGGAAATTGTCTCAGGGGTAATTCAGGACTATGATCGTGGTGTCATTGTTGGGCAAAAATCTTTCGGAAAAGGATTGGTACAGGTGACTAGACCTTTGTCCTACAATTCGCAATTGAAAGTTACCACGGCAAAATATTATATTCCAAGTGGAAGGTGCATTCAGGCATTGGACTATCAGCACAAAGATATAAACGGCCAGGCTACAGAGATTCCTGATTCATTGAAAGAGGCTTTTTTTACCTCTAGCAACAGGATAGTCTATGACGGTGGAGGTGTCGATCCAGATATCAAGGTGAAGAAACCTAATAAATCTTCTTACATAGAAAATTTGGCCAAAAGCGGTTTGCTGTTCGACTATGCGACGGATTACTATTATGCTCATGAAGCGATCTCGCCAGCTACAGAATTCAAATTGAGTGATCAGGAGTATGAAGCTTTTGCCTCTTGGGTCAGAAAAAAGGATTTTGAAAATAAATCTAAGATTGAAGGAGCAGTAGATTTGCTGGCTCAGGCAGCCGAAGAAGACAAGGTTTATGCACAGCTAACGGACGAAATTTCTAGAATTGATGATGAGATACATAAGTTGAAGGCCAATGGGTTGACCACCTTCAAGAAGGAAATAAAGCATCAACTCGAATTAGAGATTATCAGAAGATATTATCTCAATCAAGGCGTTTTGGAAGCTACGCTCAGCAAAGACCCAGAGGTGATCAAAGCTATGGAGACACTCAACGATCCGGACAAATATCGAAGTATCCTGCATAAATAG
- a CDS encoding porin encodes MNPKFSSLLLIVSLLVSHMAISQDTPNDDLHITGFIDTYYSYDFSQPNTSIRQPFLFNHNRHNEFNINLALIRLDYEKQRYHARIALQAGTYAQDNYAAEENMLQRLNEAYVGLSLNRANTLWLDAGVFSSHLGFASALSIENFTLTRPLVAESSPYFLSGAKLSYSPNDRWFLMAVATNGWQRIQRVPGNSLISMGTQVQFLPNENVLLNWSTFIGTEDPDETRRMRYFNNLYATFSLSEKLDLITGFDFGWQQTAKNSDTYDMWYGPVVVAHMQWNQRWATGLRVEYFDDENEIVTSSSGPAGFKTTGVSLNMDYQPDNRIMCRIEGRYFHSPDDLFDDISSLSNQNFFMTASIAILFDKSW; translated from the coding sequence ATGAATCCAAAATTTTCAAGCCTCCTCTTGATTGTGAGTCTTTTGGTCTCGCATATGGCCATTTCACAAGACACTCCCAATGATGATCTTCATATTACTGGCTTTATCGACACCTACTACAGTTATGATTTTTCCCAACCCAATACCAGCATTCGTCAGCCGTTTCTATTCAACCACAACCGACACAACGAATTCAATATCAACCTGGCTCTGATCCGCCTTGATTACGAAAAGCAGCGCTATCATGCTAGAATTGCACTACAGGCTGGAACCTATGCCCAAGACAACTATGCTGCCGAAGAAAACATGCTTCAGCGTCTCAATGAAGCCTATGTCGGACTTTCTTTGAATCGTGCTAATACGCTCTGGCTGGATGCGGGAGTGTTTTCCTCCCATCTCGGATTTGCCAGCGCGCTATCCATTGAAAATTTTACGCTGACCCGACCCCTGGTAGCCGAGAGCTCCCCCTATTTTCTCTCAGGAGCCAAGCTGAGCTATAGCCCCAATGACAGGTGGTTTCTCATGGCTGTAGCTACCAATGGTTGGCAAAGAATACAAAGGGTGCCTGGCAATAGTTTGATCTCAATGGGAACACAAGTTCAGTTTCTACCTAATGAGAACGTACTATTAAACTGGAGCACATTCATAGGCACCGAAGACCCCGATGAGACACGCAGAATGCGCTACTTCAACAATCTATACGCCACCTTTTCTTTATCAGAAAAACTGGACCTGATCACAGGGTTTGATTTTGGATGGCAGCAAACGGCCAAAAACAGCGACACTTATGACATGTGGTATGGACCTGTAGTCGTAGCGCATATGCAGTGGAATCAGCGATGGGCCACTGGCCTACGGGTGGAATACTTTGATGACGAAAATGAAATTGTAACTAGCTCGTCAGGGCCTGCAGGTTTTAAAACTACGGGTGTTTCACTCAATATGGACTACCAACCTGATAATAGAATCATGTGCAGAATCGAAGGGCGATATTTTCATAGTCCAGACGACCTATTTGATGACATTTCATCTTTGTCCAATCAAAACTTCTTCATGACCGCTTCAATCGCCATCCTATTTGACAAATCCTGGTAA
- a CDS encoding methylmalonyl-CoA mutase family protein: MNTPTIQVYSPQNAIRIVTAASLFDGHDAAINIMRRIIQATGVEVIHLGHNRSVDEIVNCAIQEDVQAIAITSYQGGHVEYFKYMYDLLREKGRPEIKIFGGGGGTILPEEIKELHDYGISRIYSPDDGREMGLQGMINDMIEACDFPIGQSLNGEANELSAVEPLAISRLITAAENFADTNREILDGVLSKGKEVKSPVLGITGTGGAGKSSLVDELVRRFLMDFEDKRIAIISVDPSKRKTGGALLGDRIRMNAIDHPRVYMRSLATRQSNLALSKHVKEAVDIVKAAGYDLVILETSGIGQSDTEITDHSDLSLYVMTPEYGAATQLEKIDMLDFADIIALNKFDKRGALDALRDVKKQYQRNHQLWDAKEEELPVFGTIASQFNDPGMNQLYAQIMKSIDKISTADFSPKIQLTEEQSEKIYIIPPKRVRYLSEISEGIRDYDQWVDRQKEIAQNLYSVHNTIQLASDQSLIENLDELYEKLSLDLDPRNKKLLEEWNAKKANYESDEFIYQVRGKDIKVQTKTLSLSKTKIPKVSLPRYEAWGDILKWSLQENVPGEFPYTAGVFPFKRQGEDPTRMFAGEGGPERTNRRFHYVSMGLPAARLSTAFDSVTLYGADPDFRPDIYGKIGNSGVNICCLDDAKKLYSGFDLTAPTTSVSMTINGPAATICAFFMNAAIDQQCEKYIKENGLEDEVEQKINALYQDKIRPQYQGELPEGNNGLGLMLLGVTGNQVLPMEIYQQIKKDTLSKVRGTVQADILKEDQAQNTCIFSTEFSLRVMGDVQQYFIDQAVKNFYSVSISGYHIAEAGANPITQLALTLSNGFTFVEYYVSRGMDVNDFAPNLSFFFSNGIDPEYAVIGRVARRIWAKAMKLKYNADERSQKLKYHIQTSGRSLHAQEIDFNDIRTTLQALYAIYDNCNSLHTNAYDEAITTPTEASVRRAMAIQLIINKELGLAKNENPLQGSFIIEELTDLVEEAVLAEFDRITDRGGVLGAMETMYQRSKIQEESLHYEHLKHSGEYPIIGVNTFLSSQGSPTVTPGEVIRATKEEKEYQIEMLQNLHKANSNNSEKALEELQQVAIQNGNIFESLMETVKSCSLGQITEALYKVGGQYRRNM; the protein is encoded by the coding sequence ATGAACACACCGACAATCCAGGTATATTCTCCCCAAAATGCGATACGAATAGTTACTGCTGCTTCCCTCTTTGATGGGCATGATGCGGCCATCAATATTATGCGTCGCATTATTCAGGCCACAGGTGTGGAGGTCATTCATTTGGGTCACAATCGCTCCGTGGATGAGATTGTCAATTGTGCCATACAGGAGGATGTGCAGGCCATTGCGATTACTTCTTACCAAGGTGGACATGTGGAGTATTTCAAGTATATGTATGATTTGCTCAGAGAAAAGGGTCGTCCAGAAATAAAAATTTTTGGAGGCGGAGGCGGAACCATTCTACCTGAAGAGATAAAGGAGCTCCATGATTACGGCATATCACGAATCTACAGCCCCGACGATGGACGTGAAATGGGATTGCAGGGGATGATCAACGATATGATTGAGGCCTGTGATTTCCCAATTGGTCAAAGTCTAAATGGTGAAGCCAATGAATTGTCAGCAGTTGAGCCTTTGGCCATTAGTCGTTTGATCACTGCTGCAGAAAATTTTGCTGACACGAATAGAGAAATTTTAGACGGTGTACTATCCAAAGGGAAAGAAGTAAAATCACCAGTACTCGGCATAACTGGAACTGGAGGGGCCGGAAAGTCATCGTTAGTAGATGAACTCGTCCGCAGATTTTTGATGGATTTTGAGGATAAGCGCATAGCAATTATTTCGGTGGATCCATCAAAGAGAAAAACGGGTGGAGCACTACTCGGTGATCGCATCCGTATGAATGCCATCGACCATCCAAGGGTCTACATGAGATCTCTCGCTACCAGACAGTCCAATCTGGCCCTTTCGAAGCATGTCAAAGAAGCAGTAGACATTGTGAAAGCGGCGGGATATGATTTGGTCATTTTGGAGACAAGTGGAATTGGTCAGTCGGACACTGAGATTACGGATCACTCTGATCTTTCGCTTTATGTCATGACTCCAGAATATGGAGCCGCTACCCAGCTGGAAAAAATCGATATGCTGGATTTTGCTGACATTATTGCGCTGAATAAATTCGATAAGAGGGGGGCTCTGGATGCACTGAGGGATGTGAAGAAACAATACCAACGCAATCACCAGCTTTGGGATGCCAAAGAAGAGGAACTGCCCGTTTTTGGGACTATAGCGTCTCAGTTCAATGATCCGGGGATGAATCAGCTCTATGCTCAGATCATGAAGTCGATCGATAAAATATCGACCGCTGACTTCAGCCCCAAAATTCAATTGACTGAAGAGCAATCTGAAAAAATCTATATCATACCACCTAAGCGCGTTCGTTACTTGTCCGAAATTTCGGAAGGCATTCGTGATTACGATCAGTGGGTGGATCGCCAAAAGGAAATTGCACAGAATCTTTACAGTGTGCACAATACCATCCAGCTAGCGAGTGATCAGTCTTTGATTGAGAATCTGGATGAACTTTACGAAAAGTTAAGCCTTGATTTAGATCCTAGAAACAAGAAACTCCTGGAGGAATGGAATGCGAAAAAGGCCAACTACGAATCGGACGAGTTTATATATCAAGTAAGAGGGAAGGACATCAAAGTACAAACGAAGACCCTTTCTCTATCCAAGACCAAAATACCAAAAGTATCGCTCCCGAGGTATGAGGCCTGGGGGGATATACTCAAATGGTCTCTACAGGAGAATGTGCCGGGAGAATTTCCATATACTGCTGGGGTATTTCCTTTCAAGCGTCAGGGAGAAGATCCTACACGTATGTTTGCTGGAGAGGGAGGTCCAGAGAGAACCAACAGGCGTTTTCATTATGTATCGATGGGTTTGCCAGCCGCTAGACTATCGACTGCTTTTGATTCTGTGACACTTTATGGAGCAGATCCGGATTTTCGTCCTGATATCTATGGTAAAATTGGCAACTCAGGGGTGAACATTTGTTGTCTGGATGATGCGAAGAAGTTGTACTCTGGTTTTGATCTGACTGCCCCGACGACATCTGTGTCGATGACCATCAATGGCCCTGCTGCTACTATCTGTGCTTTCTTTATGAATGCGGCAATAGATCAGCAGTGCGAAAAGTACATCAAAGAAAATGGACTGGAGGATGAGGTAGAGCAAAAAATCAATGCCCTATATCAGGACAAAATTAGACCCCAATACCAGGGAGAGCTACCTGAAGGAAACAATGGATTGGGCTTGATGCTATTGGGAGTAACCGGAAATCAGGTGCTTCCTATGGAGATTTATCAGCAGATCAAAAAGGATACTTTATCCAAAGTAAGAGGTACCGTGCAAGCCGATATTTTGAAGGAGGATCAGGCACAGAATACTTGTATCTTTTCTACAGAATTTTCTCTCCGAGTAATGGGGGACGTACAGCAGTATTTCATAGATCAAGCCGTAAAGAATTTTTATTCCGTTTCTATCTCCGGGTATCATATCGCCGAAGCAGGAGCTAATCCGATCACTCAGTTGGCACTGACGCTATCGAATGGTTTTACCTTCGTGGAGTACTATGTGTCCAGAGGCATGGATGTCAATGATTTTGCGCCTAATCTGTCTTTTTTCTTTTCCAATGGTATCGATCCAGAATATGCGGTGATTGGTAGAGTGGCACGTAGAATCTGGGCCAAGGCCATGAAACTGAAGTACAATGCAGATGAGCGTTCTCAGAAGTTGAAGTATCATATACAGACGAGCGGTCGCTCCTTGCATGCACAGGAGATCGATTTCAACGACATCAGGACGACTCTTCAGGCACTATATGCGATCTACGACAATTGTAATTCGCTTCATACCAATGCCTACGATGAGGCCATTACCACGCCGACAGAGGCTTCCGTTAGACGGGCGATGGCCATCCAACTGATCATCAACAAGGAGTTGGGGTTGGCCAAGAACGAGAACCCGCTGCAGGGGTCGTTCATCATCGAGGAGTTGACAGATTTGGTAGAGGAGGCTGTGCTGGCGGAGTTTGATCGAATCACAGACCGAGGCGGTGTATTGGGTGCCATGGAGACCATGTACCAGCGCAGCAAAATTCAGGAAGAGAGTCTACACTACGAACATTTGAAACATTCGGGAGAGTATCCTATCATAGGAGTAAACACCTTCCTTTCATCACAGGGTTCTCCGACCGTGACACCCGGTGAGGTGATTCGTGCAACGAAAGAAGAGAAGGAATACCAGATCGAAATGCTTCAGAACCTGCATAAAGCTAATAGTAACAATTCGGAAAAGGCTCTGGAAGAACTGCAGCAAGTGGCCATTCAGAATGGCAACATCTTCGAGTCTCTGATGGAAACTGTAAAGTCCTGCTCTTTGGGGCAGATCACGGAAGCACTCTACAAAGTAGGCGGGCAGTATCGTCGAAATATGTAG
- a CDS encoding bile acid:sodium symporter family protein has protein sequence MKESLDHVVLHFSKDSLLLLNISLAIIMFGVALELKFQSFKLLFKTPKPILIGLASQLLLLPFFTYLLVLLVKPSPSMALGMMLVASCPGGNVSNFYSSLSKANVALSVSLTAITSLFSFIITPLNFAFWASMYGPTSEIMEKVRLDIWEVIITMLTILVIPLIAGMSFRKRFPMTTGKIYKPIKKLSIVLFGCFVVFALKANFQQFLDYIFNILFIVLLHNLIALSSGFFTSKYSGLPDRDRRSITIETGIQNSGLALVIIFEYFNGLGGMALIAAWWGVWHLLSGAVISWYWSGREPVAAN, from the coding sequence ATGAAAGAGTCTCTGGATCATGTGGTCTTGCATTTTAGCAAGGATTCCTTGCTGTTGCTAAATATTTCTTTGGCCATTATCATGTTCGGAGTGGCTCTGGAGTTGAAGTTTCAGAGTTTCAAATTGCTGTTCAAAACACCCAAGCCCATTTTGATTGGTTTGGCTTCTCAGCTGCTACTGCTTCCTTTTTTTACCTATTTGTTGGTGTTACTGGTGAAGCCATCGCCAAGCATGGCACTAGGTATGATGCTCGTGGCTTCATGTCCTGGAGGGAATGTGTCTAACTTTTACAGCTCATTGTCCAAAGCCAATGTGGCTTTATCTGTAAGTCTCACTGCCATCACTTCATTATTCTCGTTTATAATAACTCCGCTCAATTTTGCCTTTTGGGCGAGCATGTATGGGCCTACTTCCGAAATCATGGAGAAGGTCAGGTTAGATATCTGGGAGGTGATTATCACCATGCTTACGATACTGGTCATACCCCTTATTGCTGGGATGAGTTTCCGAAAGCGCTTCCCTATGACGACTGGAAAGATTTACAAGCCTATCAAAAAGCTGTCAATTGTGCTCTTTGGCTGCTTTGTGGTATTTGCGCTCAAAGCTAATTTTCAGCAGTTTTTGGATTATATCTTCAATATTCTTTTCATCGTCTTGCTTCACAATTTGATTGCACTATCGAGCGGCTTTTTCACGTCCAAATATTCGGGTTTGCCAGATCGAGACAGGCGTTCGATCACTATCGAAACAGGGATTCAAAATTCCGGTTTAGCACTTGTCATTATTTTCGAATACTTCAACGGATTGGGCGGAATGGCACTGATCGCCGCCTGGTGGGGAGTCTGGCATCTCTTGTCGGGAGCGGTGATTTCATGGTATTGGTCTGGTCGCGAGCCGGTTGCAGCTAATTAA